A genomic segment from Malus domestica chromosome 05, GDT2T_hap1 encodes:
- the LOC103409296 gene encoding cucurbitadienol 11-hydroxylase-like, which translates to MWDVVGLSLVALLVIYLTYWINQWRNPKCNGVLPPGSMGLPLIGETLSLLTPCYSLDLHPFLKKRLQRYGPIFRTSLVGKPVLVSADPEFNKYVIQQEGRMVELWYLDTFSKIFVLEGESGLNKIGVIHKYLRSIFLNHFGSECIKEKLLPQIEETINKHLCAWSSQESVEVKNAISVMVLNFSAQHMIGYDAKTAPENLGEGYHRVTQGFMSFPLNVPGTAYHNCIKVHEKLTTMLRNMIRERRKSPEKRRGDFLDQVITDIDQEKFLSEDFCVHMIFGGLFATFDAISTVLTLFFSLLADHPVVLQELTAEHEALLKNRENPNSALTWDEYKSMTFTLQVINETLRLSNAIPGLFRRALKDIPVNGYTIPAGWTILLVTPALHLTSDTFKDHLEFNPWRWKDLDSLVISKNFMPFGGGLRQCAGAEYTRAFLSTFLHVLVTKYRWTTVKGARISRSPMLAFGDGAHIKFSEKKNN; encoded by the exons ATGTGGGATGTGGTGGGATTAAGTTTAGTAGCTTTGCTAGTAATATACTTAACTTACTGGATTAACCAATGGAGGAATCCAAAATGCAATGGGGTTCTCCCTCCGGGTTCTATGGGATTGCCTCTCATTGGAGAGACTCTTAGTTTGCTTACTCCCTGCTACTCCCTTGATCTTCATCCATTCCTTAAGAAGAGACTCCAAAG ATACGGACCCATTTTTCGGACTAGTTTGGTGGGCAAGCCAGTTCTAGTATCAGCTGATCCCGAATTTAACAAATATGTAATTCAGCAAGAAGGGAGGATGGTTGAACTATGGTACTTGGACACATTTTCTAAGATTTTTGTGCTGGAAGGAGAGTCTGGGTTAAATAAAATTGGTGTGATTCACAAGTACTTAAGGAGCATTTTCCTGAATCACTTTGGCTCTGAATGCATTAAGGAAAAGTTGCTCCCTCAAATAGAAGAAACTATCAACAAACATTTATGTGCCTGGTCAAGCCAGGAATCTGTTGAAGTGAAAAATGCAATCTCAGTT ATGGTTTTAAACTTTAGTGCACAACATATGATCGGTTATGATGCCAAAACAGCTCCCGAAAACCTGGGTGAGGGATATCATAGAGTCACCCAAGGTTTTATGTCCTTCCCCTTGAATGTTCCTGGCACAGCTTACCATAATTGTATAAAG GTCCATGAGAAGCTGACAACAATGTTGAGGAATATGATAAGGGAGAGACGCAAGTCACCTGAGAAGCGCCGAGGAGATTTCCTTGACCAAGTCATCACCGACATAGATCAGGAGAAGTTCTTGTCGGAGGACTTCTGTGTACACATGATATTTGGGGGCTTATTTGCTACCTTTGATGCTATTTCAACAGTATTGACATTATTTTTCAGTTTACTTGCAGACCATCCTGTGGTTTTACAAGAGCTGACA GCTGAGCATGAGGCACTGCTCAAAAATAGAGAAAACCCAAATTCTGCACTTACATGGGATGAATATAAATCGATGACTTTTACCCTTCAA GTTATCAATGAAACTCTGAGGCTGAGTAATGCTATCCCAGGCTTGTTTCGTAGAGCATTGAAGGATATCCCTGTAAATG GATACACAATACCAGCTGGGTGGACGATTTTGCTTGTTACCCCTGCTCTTCATTTAACTTCCGACACGTTCAAGGATCACTTGGAGTTCAATCCATGGCGTTGGAAG GACCTTGATTCCCTTGTTATATCTAAGAACTTCATGCCGTTTGGTGGCGGATTAAGGCAATGTGCTGGGGCTGAGTACACCAGAGCGTTCTTGTCCACCTTTCTTCATGTTTTGGTCACCAAATATAG GTGGACAACTGTAAAAGGCGCACGGATTTCTCGAAGTCCTATGTTGGCATTCGGGGATGGCGCTCACATTAAGTTCTCTGAGAAGAAAAACAACTGA
- the LOC114824853 gene encoding probable flavin-containing monooxygenase 1 produces MGKQVAIVGAGISGLLACKYTISKGFQPILFESTSSIGGVWTKTVESTKLQTPKPVYQFSDFPWPSSVEEDFPSQHQVLDYIQSYAQHFDLLKHIKFDTKVCGIEYEGASEDEMQAWSHWGGTGEPFSSKGKWKVAVEDKHSRSTEVYLVDFVILCIGRFSDVPNIPEFLFNKGPEAFHGEVIHSKDYAAMDYERARNFVKGKSVTVVGFQKSALDIAMECSNTNGIEHPCTVIYKTEHWTVPDYLPWGVPLAYLYLNRFSELLIHKPGEGILLGLLATILSPLRWGFSKFVESYITKKLGLAKYGMVPKHSFLQEISSCLLSTIPEKFYDRVQEGSIILKKSPSSLSFDQEGILVEGEASPLQTDLVILATGFRGDKKLKDIFVSPTFQDYIAGSPEAILPLYRECIHGRIPQLAVIGFSESVSNLYTSEMRCRWVAELLAGTFTLPSIKEMEKDVNKWDGFAKRYAGNYYRRSCNGTLHIWYNDQLCKDMGWNPKRKKGLFAELFEPYGPLDYAPS; encoded by the exons ATGGGAAAGCAGGTGGCCATTGTAGGGGCTGGGATTAGTGGCCTCCTTGCCTGCAAGTACACAATTTCAAAGGGATTTCAACCTATTCTGTTTGAATCTACGAGCAGCATTGGAGGTGTGTGGACCAAAACTGTTGAGTCTACCAAGCTCCAAACTCCTAAACCGGTCTACCAATTCTCAGATTTTCCATGGCCATCTTCAGTGGAAGAGGACTTTCCTAGCCAGCATCAAGTTTTGGATTACATCCAATCATATGCTCAACATTTTGACTTGCTTAAGCACATCAAATTCGACACCAAAGTGTGTGGGATTGAGTATGAAGGTGCATCTGAGGATGAGATGCAAGCTTGGAGTCACTGGGGTGGAACTGGTGAGCCTTTCAGCTCCAAGGGGAAATGGAAAGTTGCAGTAGAAGACAAACATAGCCGTTCAACGGAG GTTTACCTTGTGGACTTTGTGATCCTCTGCATCGGCCGGTTTAGTGATGTTCCAAACATTCCTGAATTCCTTTTCAACAAGGGGCCAGAAGCATTTCATGGGGAGGTTATACACTCAAAGGACTATGCCGCAATGGATTACGAAAGAGCGCGTAACTTCGTGAAAGGAAAGAGTGTAACAGTTGTTGGATTTCAGAAATCTGCACTGGACATTGCAATGGAGTGTTCGAACACAAATG GGATTGAACATCCATGCACAGTAATTTACAAGACAGAGCATTGGACTGTTCCTGACTATCTTCCATGGGGTGTGCCCCTGGCATACCTATACCTTAATCGCTTCTCGGAGCTTTTGATTCATAAGCCTGGTGAAGGCATTCTACTTGGTCTCCTTGCAACAATTCTTTCACCTCTG AGATGGGGATTTTCAAAATTTGTTGAAAGCTACATAACTAAGAAGCTTGGGTTGGCCAAGTACGGAATGGTACCTAAGCATAGTTTTCTTCAAGAAATCAGTTCTTGTCTGCTCTCAACAATACCAGAAAAGTTCTACGATCGAGTCCAAGAGGGAAGCATCATACTGAAAAAATCCCCCAGCAGCTTGAGCTTCGACCAGGAAGGCATTTTGGTTGAAGGGGAAGCATCCCCTTTGCAGACAGATTTGGTGATACTCGCTACTGGGTTTAGAGGTGATAAAAAGCTCAAAGACATCTTTGTGTCTCCTACCTTTCAGGATTATATAGCTGGTTCGCCGGAGGCCATATTACCCCTCTACAG GGAATGCATACATGGACGAATTCCACAACTAGCCGTAATCGGATTTTCTGAGAGTGTTTCAAACTTGTACACATCCGAGATGAGATGCAGGTGGGTAGCTGAGCTTCTTGCAGGCACATTTACGTTACCAAGCATAAAAGAGATGGAGAAAGATGTGAACAAATGGGACGGATTTGCAAAGCGATACGCCGGCAACTACTATCGGAGATCATGCAATGGTACCCTTCATATATGGTACAATGACCAGTTGTGCAAGGACATGGGATGGAACCCTAAAAGAAAGAAGGGACTATTCGCTGAATTATTTGAGCCTTATGGACCATTGGATTATGCTCCATCTTAA
- the LOC139196467 gene encoding beta-amyrin 16-alpha-hydroxylase CYP87D16-like: protein MWDVVGLSLVALLVIYLTYWINQWRNPKCNGVLPPGSMGLPLIGETLSLLTPSYSLDLHPFLKKRLQRYGPIFRTSLVGKPVLVSADPEFNKYVIQQEGRMVELWYLDTFSKIFVMEGESRSNKIGVIHKYSRSIFLNHFGTECIKEKLLPQIEETINKHLCAWSSQESVEVKNASSVMILNFSAQHMIGYDAKTAPENLGERYHRVTQGFMSFPLNVPGTAYHNCLKVHEKLTTMLRNMIRERRKSPEKCRGDFLDQVIIDIDQEKFLSEDFCVHMIFGGLFATFGTISTVLTLLFSLLADHPAVLQELTAEHEALLKNRENPNSALTWDEYKSMTFTLQVINETLRLSNDIPGLFRKALKDIPVNGYTIPAGWTILLVTPALHLTSDTFKDHLEFNPWRWKDLDSLVISKNFMPFGGGLRQCAGAEYTRAFLSTFLHVLVTKYRWTTVKGARISRSPMLAFGDGAHIKFSEKKTN, encoded by the exons ATGTGGGATGTGGTGGGATTAAGTTTAGTAGCTTTGCTAGTAATATACTTAACTTACTGGATTAACCAATGGAGGAATCCAAAATGCAATGGGGTTCTCCCTCCGGGTTCTATGGGATTGCCTCTCATTGGAGAGACTCTTAGTTTGCTTACTCCCAGCTACTCCCTTGATCTTCATCCATTCCTTAAGAAGAGACTCCAAAG ATACGGACCCATTTTTCGGACTAGTTTGGTGGGCAAGCCAGTTCTAGTATCAGCTGATCCCGAATTTAACAAATATGTAATTCAGCAAGAAGGGAGGATGGTTGAACTATGGTACTTGGACACATTTTCTAAGATTTTTGTGATGGAAGGAGAGTCTCGGTCAAATAAAATTGGTGTGATTCACAAGTACTCAAGGAGCATTTTCCTGAATCACTTTGGCACTGAATGCATTAAGGAAAAGTTGCTCCCTCAAATAGAAGAAACTATCAACAAACATTTATGTGCCTGGTCAAGCCAGGAATCTGTTGAAGTGAAAAATGCAAGCTCAGTT ATGATTTTAAACTTTAGTGCACAACATATGATCGGCTATGATGCCAAAACAGCTCCCGAAAACCTGGGTGAGAGATATCATAGAGTCACCCAAGGTTTTATGTCCTTCCCCTTGAATGTTCCTGGCACAGCTTACCATAATTGTTTAAAG GTCCATGAGAAGCTGACAACCATGTTGAGGAATATGATAAGGGAGAGACGCAAGTCACCTGAGAAGTGCCGAGGAGATTTCCTTGACCAAGTCATCATCGACATAGATCAAGAGAAGTTCTTGTCGGAGGACTTCTGTGTACACATGATATTTGGGGGCTTATTTGCTACCTTTGGGACTATTTCAACAGTATTGACATTACTTTTCAGTTTACTTGCAGATCATCCTGCGGTTTTACAAGAGCTGACA GCGGAGCATGAGGCACTGCTCAAAAATAGAGAAAACCCAAATTCTGCACTCACATGGGACGAATATAAATCGATGACTTTTACCCTTCAA GTTATCAATGAAACTCTGAGGCTGAGTAATGATATCCCAGGCTTGTTTCGTAAAGCATTGAAAGATATCCCGGTAAATG GATACACAATACCAGCTGGGTGGACGATTTTGCTTGTTACCCCTGCTCTTCATTTAACTTCCGACACGTTCAAGGATCACTTGGAGTTCAATCCATGGCGTTGGAAG GACCTTGATTCCCTTGTTATATCCAAGAACTTCATGCCGTTTGGTGGCGGATTAAGGCAATGTGCTGGGGCTGAGTACACCAGAGCGTTCTTGTCCACCTTTCTTCATGTTTTGGTCACCAAATATAG GTGGACAACTGTAAAAGGCGCACGGATTTCTCGAAGTCCTATGTTGGCATTCGGGGATGGCGCTCACATTAAGTTCTCTGAGAAGAAAACCAACTGA